One window of Pocillopora verrucosa isolate sample1 chromosome 9, ASM3666991v2, whole genome shotgun sequence genomic DNA carries:
- the LOC131779214 gene encoding acetyl-CoA acetyltransferase, mitochondrial-like isoform X2 → MASPMIALRFSSQNFSRSLCWNASMKLFSTVPGLHEVVIASAVRTPIGSFRSTLCNFPAPRLGTIAVKAAVEKAGIKPEDVQEVYMGNVCTAGEGQAPTRQATLGAGLPISTPCTTINKVCASGMKSIMMAAQSLACGSQEVMVAGGMESMSNVPFLVGRDPPKYGGHKMEDGIVKDGLWDVYNQIHMGNCAENTASKLELSREEQDEFAIGSYKKTAAAWEAGKFKDEIIPVSIPQKKGQPDVVFSEDEEYKRVSFDKFATLKPVFQKENGTVTAANASTLNDGAAALVLMTRQAADRLGVKPLASIIGFADASVAPIDFPIAPAAAMPKLLQQTGLKKEDIHMWEINEAFSAVVLGNIKLMELDPEKVNIHGGAVSIGHPIGMSGSRLIAHLTHTLPEGALGLASICNGGGGASAMVIKKL, encoded by the exons ATGGCGAGTCCAATGATCGCACTGAGATTTTCCAGCCAAAATTTCTCAAGAAGTCTG TGCTGGAATGCGTCCATGAAGCTTTTCTCTACGGTACCAGGATTACAC GAGGTGGTTATTGCAAGTGCAGTCAGAACACCAATAGGATCCTTTAGAAGTACACTATGCAATTTTCCAGCCCCAAGATTAGGAACTATTGCAGTAAAGGCTGCAGTAGAAAAAGCAG GTATTAAACCAGAGGATGTACAGGAGGTCTATATGGGAAATGTGTGTACAGCTGGTGAAGGTCAAGCACCAACAAGACAAGCAACACTTGGAGCAG GCTTACCAATATCAACTCCATGTACAACCATTAACAAAGTGTGTGCATCTGGTATGAAGTCCATCATGATGGCAGCTCAAAGTCTTGCATGTGGAAGTCAG GAAGTAATGGTTGCTGGTGGAATGGAGAGTATGTCAAATGTTCCATTTTTAGTTGGGAGAGATCCACCAAAGTATGGAGGACACAAAATGGAG GATGGGATTGTTAAAGATGGCCTATGGGATGTATACAATCAGATCCACATG GGTAACTGTGCAGAAAATACAGCTTCGAAGCTGGAACTAAGCCGAGAGGAACAGGATGAATTTGCAATAGGCTCTTACAAGAAGACAGCAGCAGCCTGGGAG GCAgggaaattcaaagatgaaatTATTCCTGTATCCATTCCTCAAAAGAAAG GACAACCTGATGTGGTATTTAGTGAAGATGAGGAATACAAGAGAGTTTCATTTGATAAGTTTGCAACACTGAAGCCTgtttttcagaaagaaaatg GTACAGTAACAGCAGCTAATGCCAGCACTCTGAATGATGGGGCAGCTGCTCTTGTGCTCATGACCAGACAGGCTGCTGACCGGCTAGGAGTAAAGCCACTTGCCTCCATCATAG GTTTTGCTGATGCTTCAGTTGCACCCATAGACTTTCCCATTGCACCAGCTGCTGCCATGCCTAAG TTGTTACAACAGACAGGATTAAAGAAAGAAGACATTCACATGTGGGAGATTAATGAGGCTTTTAGTGCTGTTGTTTTGGGCAACATCAAG ttgatGGAGTTGGATCCCGAGAAAGTAAATATTCACGGGGGTGCCGTGTCCATTGGCCATCCTATTGG TATGTCAGGTTCACGGTTAATAGCTCACTTGACTCATACTCTACCCGAGGGAGCCCTGGGTCTAGCAAGCATCTGCAATGGAGGTGGAGGAGCATCAGCTATGGTTATCAAAAAACTCTGA
- the LOC131779214 gene encoding acetyl-CoA acetyltransferase, mitochondrial-like isoform X1, with amino-acid sequence MASPMIALRFSSQNFSRSLCWNASMKLFSTVPGLHVGITNEVVIASAVRTPIGSFRSTLCNFPAPRLGTIAVKAAVEKAGIKPEDVQEVYMGNVCTAGEGQAPTRQATLGAGLPISTPCTTINKVCASGMKSIMMAAQSLACGSQEVMVAGGMESMSNVPFLVGRDPPKYGGHKMEDGIVKDGLWDVYNQIHMGNCAENTASKLELSREEQDEFAIGSYKKTAAAWEAGKFKDEIIPVSIPQKKGQPDVVFSEDEEYKRVSFDKFATLKPVFQKENGTVTAANASTLNDGAAALVLMTRQAADRLGVKPLASIIGFADASVAPIDFPIAPAAAMPKLLQQTGLKKEDIHMWEINEAFSAVVLGNIKLMELDPEKVNIHGGAVSIGHPIGMSGSRLIAHLTHTLPEGALGLASICNGGGGASAMVIKKL; translated from the exons ATGGCGAGTCCAATGATCGCACTGAGATTTTCCAGCCAAAATTTCTCAAGAAGTCTG TGCTGGAATGCGTCCATGAAGCTTTTCTCTACGGTACCAGGATTACACGTGGGTATAACGAAT GAGGTGGTTATTGCAAGTGCAGTCAGAACACCAATAGGATCCTTTAGAAGTACACTATGCAATTTTCCAGCCCCAAGATTAGGAACTATTGCAGTAAAGGCTGCAGTAGAAAAAGCAG GTATTAAACCAGAGGATGTACAGGAGGTCTATATGGGAAATGTGTGTACAGCTGGTGAAGGTCAAGCACCAACAAGACAAGCAACACTTGGAGCAG GCTTACCAATATCAACTCCATGTACAACCATTAACAAAGTGTGTGCATCTGGTATGAAGTCCATCATGATGGCAGCTCAAAGTCTTGCATGTGGAAGTCAG GAAGTAATGGTTGCTGGTGGAATGGAGAGTATGTCAAATGTTCCATTTTTAGTTGGGAGAGATCCACCAAAGTATGGAGGACACAAAATGGAG GATGGGATTGTTAAAGATGGCCTATGGGATGTATACAATCAGATCCACATG GGTAACTGTGCAGAAAATACAGCTTCGAAGCTGGAACTAAGCCGAGAGGAACAGGATGAATTTGCAATAGGCTCTTACAAGAAGACAGCAGCAGCCTGGGAG GCAgggaaattcaaagatgaaatTATTCCTGTATCCATTCCTCAAAAGAAAG GACAACCTGATGTGGTATTTAGTGAAGATGAGGAATACAAGAGAGTTTCATTTGATAAGTTTGCAACACTGAAGCCTgtttttcagaaagaaaatg GTACAGTAACAGCAGCTAATGCCAGCACTCTGAATGATGGGGCAGCTGCTCTTGTGCTCATGACCAGACAGGCTGCTGACCGGCTAGGAGTAAAGCCACTTGCCTCCATCATAG GTTTTGCTGATGCTTCAGTTGCACCCATAGACTTTCCCATTGCACCAGCTGCTGCCATGCCTAAG TTGTTACAACAGACAGGATTAAAGAAAGAAGACATTCACATGTGGGAGATTAATGAGGCTTTTAGTGCTGTTGTTTTGGGCAACATCAAG ttgatGGAGTTGGATCCCGAGAAAGTAAATATTCACGGGGGTGCCGTGTCCATTGGCCATCCTATTGG TATGTCAGGTTCACGGTTAATAGCTCACTTGACTCATACTCTACCCGAGGGAGCCCTGGGTCTAGCAAGCATCTGCAATGGAGGTGGAGGAGCATCAGCTATGGTTATCAAAAAACTCTGA
- the LOC131780236 gene encoding uncharacterized protein: protein MENMDISKVIFHLRDIKAGMVDAWQEEFAPYSNTVKISCGDIFKGAPAADAIVSPANSFGFMDGGIDMVYINHFGWQMQHRLQAFLKQNHDGELPVGLAVIIETLSPDDNEKKFKNPEFNEGKLIKYLISTPTMRIPMNVSDTVNAYLAFRAVIRAVKEHNKAEQNTQNQITSVLCPGLGTAVGRMPPRRCAFQMRQAFEICALEMKSSLKNPKALGDVWQHHESMQHYKTKL from the exons ATGGAAAACATGGATATTTCGAAAGTGATTTTTCATCTGAGGGACATAAAGGCAGGAATGGTTGATGCATGGCAGGAAGAATTTGCTCCTTACAGCAATACCGTTAAG ATATCCTGTGGAGACATTTTTAAAGGGGCTCCTGCAGCAGATGCTATTGTGTCCCCAGCAAACAGTTTTGGATTCATGGATGGAGGTATTGACATG GTTTACATCAATCACTTTGGCTGGCAAATGCAACACAGACTCCAAGCATTTTTGAAACAGAATCATGATGGTGAACTACCTGTAGGTCTAGCTGTGATTATTGAGACACTGTCCCCAGATGACAATGAGAAGAAGTTTAAAAATCCTGAGTTTAATGAAGGAAAACTTATTAAGTATCTCATCAGCACACCAACAATGAGAATACCGATGAATGTTAGTGATACTGTCAATGCTTATTTGGCATTCAGAGCAGTCATAAGAGCTG TAAAGGAACACAACAAAGCAGAACAAAATACCCAGAATCAGATCACCAGTGTGTTATGTCCTGGCCTTGGCACAGCTGTTGGCAGGATGCCTCCTAGGAGATGTGCCTTCCAAATGCGGCAAGCCTTCGAGATTTGTGCGCTGGAAATGAAAAGTTCATTGAAAAATCCGAAAGCCCTGGGGGATGTGTGGCAGCATCACGAATCCATGCAGCACTATAAAACTAAACTATAA
- the LOC131779299 gene encoding uncharacterized protein produces the protein MRLRKRLQEAEEYIDVLQTQHQLVSNLLDQQRIPFPYSMPLTWKAYMENKTAKMEEEIRSLKKESLLKKIALDTTEERCNEQNDEVRQLEEDEINLRRQTSDVLREFWDLKIKREADQFSLFQKNDPPDNFSVTSLPNLYFTDL, from the exons AT GAGGTTAAGGAAGAGGCTACAGGAAGCTGAGGAATACATTGATGTTCTTCAGACACAGCATCAGCTTGTGAGCAA TTTACTGGATCAGCAACGAATACCTTTCCCATACTCGATGCCACTGACATGGAAAGCCTACATGGAGAACAAAACAGCTAAGATGGAGGAAGAAATTCGGTCGTTGAAGAAAGAAagtttattaaagaaaattgcacTGGATACTACAGAGGAAAGATGCAATGAGCAAAACGATGAAGTGAG ACAACTAGAGGAGGACGAAATTAACCTTCGGAGACAGACTTCAGATGTTCTGAGAGAGTTCtgggatttaaaaataaaacggGAAGCCGATCAGTTCTCTCTGTTTCAAAAGAATGACCCACCGGACAATTTTTCTGTTACCTCACTTCCAAATCTTTATTTCACGGACTTATGA
- the LOC131779202 gene encoding uncharacterized protein, with protein sequence MFKKSNAGDQLLIAVKLNKISEISRLVALGVDVNSRIDKNGKTPLHYAAYKGQAVAVKALVEAGADLDVTDENGMTALHRAIIHGHTDVVHILLKAGCLIDQKDENGNTALHEAAWNGYSKCVELLVAGKCNINIHNRTGYTSLHLAAQNCHCKTLQVLLDGGCNALVKNNYGDTPLHIAVRYGHDEVCKALLATELNISEQNNDGNTPLHIAASMGHEKLIEMLLNAGSSTTVKNNVGDTARELALQNGFKAIAKLLGPTKGDTRRMLKNDRKEKRRPHSLDVSELFNGMTDSTINTTTSQLWRPGPLSEGRDAEKEERKQDFSSRFSWGKKKKEERKSKILTIKYDEMCSIERDFVKKRKASLKKSRKTRSRSSLKSQEEARSDPGLHHGRRESKRLHSRGKEEKAESAPSRDDLEESLSQKKTKKEKGFFSLFRSASDPDLKNALFCTKPKEKFPPSGGEVMGNGVHKVKKESKEKEEQEETREKKDKRKKDKKDKKGHEEEREKWEKKEKRKDKEKEKKYPRRDEKDGNESDCTICQEKRRKSREKRRSEEVKHKERRSKSEPRRERDRRDVDSDEKDFKTHVDKDDGDREHRKKKHHIEKEKEKDRARRDKSHKRKTDEHGRSNERKEVVHRLGADFETTPCNQSHCSTCQTQLSRLEAWQERCTAEIDSARRRLEHRLQRLENRLTEQLKEEKKLQEKGSRSKKHERTTDSRLVSKSLKDSSNNIREEMRGVIKGGLSKLELRLGQISAGYNMPFIDQNERCNPELGKNCATDRGIRRLRSMSSPHLGRSPCEDCMHHLENSGGMSPPFSQLASSGTCSSSRTQISDTGSVETVIEARPVGNRAGLHSSGTIIEAKPVAEVLDTVIEAQPVIEDENSHKVHETLAATQVHHQRQMQEVENWWRAKAEEEQGVLYARICELEQMLMMSRGGDCFV encoded by the exons ATGTTCAAAAAGAGCAATGCTGGTGATCAACTTCTCATTGCTGTCAAGCTCAATAAAATATCAGAAATCTCACGGCTTGTTGCCCTGGGTGTTGATGTCAATTCCAGAATAGACAAG aatggTAAGACTCCTCTCCATTATGCTGCTTACAAAGGCCAGGCAGTAGCTGTGAAGGCCCTTGTAGAGGCAGGAGCTGACCTGGATGTAACAGATGAG AATGGAATGACTGCTCTTCATCGTGCCATTATTCATGGCCATACAGATGTTGTCCACATTTTATTAAAGGCTGGTTGCTTGATTGATCAGAAAGATGAG AATGGAAATACAGCTCTTCATGAGGCAGCCTGGAATGGTTATAGTAAATGTGTTGAGCTTTTAGTGGCAGGAAAGTGCAACATAAATATTCATAACCGG ACTGGTTATACCAGCCTACATCTTGCTGCACAAAACTGTCACTGTAAAACTTTGCAAGTTTTATTAGATGGAGGTTGCAATGCACTTGTAAAGAATAAT taTGGTGACACCCCTCTGCACATTGCGGTTCGCTATGGACACGATGAAGTCTGTAAAGCACTTTTGGCCACTGAGCTCAACATCTCtgaacaaaataat GATGGTAACACCCCCCTGCATATTGCTGCCAGTATGGGACACGAAAAACTCATCGAAATGTTGCTGAATGCAGGAAGTTCCACTACTGTCAAAAATAAT GTTGGTGATACTGCCAGGGAGTTAGCCCTTCAAAATGGATTCAAAGCAATTGCCAAGTTATTAGGTCCAACTAAAGGAGACACACGAAGG ATGTTGAAAAACGACAGGAAAGAGAAGCGAAGACCACATAGTTTAGATGTGTCTGAACTCTTCAATGGTATGACAGACTCTACAATTAACACTACTACTTCTCAGCTATGGAGACCAGGACCATTGTCTGAGGGCCGAGACGCCGAG AAAGAAGAACGTAAACAAGACTTTTCAAGTCGATTTTCTTGGggcaagaagaaaaaagaggagAGAAAATCCAAAATTCTCACCATTAAGTACGACGAGATGTGTTCCATTGAACGAGACTTCGTCAAGAAGCGGAAAGCATCCTTGAAAAAATCGCGTAAGACTCGTTCTAGGAGTAGCTTAAAATCACAG GAAGAAGCTCGCTCTGACCCAGGCCTTCATCATGGACGACGGGAATCAAAGAGGTTGCATTCCCGGGGTAAAGAGGAGAAAGCTGAAAG CGCTCCAAGCAGAGACGATTTAGAGGAGAGCCTTTCCCAGAAGAagaccaaaaaggaaaaaggttttttctccTTGTTCAGGAGCGCAAGTGACCCAGACTTGAAAAACGCTTTATTCTGTACAAAACCTAAAGAGAAATTCCCACCCTCCGGAGGGGAGGTGATGGGGAATGGTGTacataaagtgaaaaaagagtcaaaagaaaaagaagagcaAGAAGAGACCagagaaaagaaagataaaagaaaaaaggataagaaagataaaaaaggtCACGAGGAAGAAAGGgaaaaatgggaaaagaaagaaaaacggaaagataaagaaaaagaaaagaaatatccACGTCGTGACGAAAAAGATGGAAATGAATCAGACTGCACTATTTGTCAGGAAAAACGAAGAAAATCCCGAGAAAAGAGACGCAGCGAGGAAGTGAAACACAAAGAACGCAGATCTAAATCGGAACCAAGACGGGAAAGAGATCGGAGGGACGTAGACTCAGATGAAAAGGACTTTAAGACACATGTAGACAAGGACGATGGAGACAGAGAACataggaaaaagaaacatcacatagaaaaagagaaggagaaagaTAGAGCCAGACGGGACAAGagtcacaaaagaaaaaccgaCGAACACGGGAGGAGTAACGAGCGAAAAGAGGTTGTGCACCGTTTGGGG GCTGACTTTGAAACTACACCTTGTAACCAAAGTCACTGTAGCACGTGTCAGACGCAGCTGAGCCGTCTTGAGGCGTGGCAAGAGCGGTGTACTGCAGAAATCGACTCCGCTCGGCGAAGACTCGAACACAGATTGCAACGGCTTGAAAACAGACTCACGGAACagttaaaagaagagaaaaaattacaagagaaaGGGAGTAGGAGTAAAAAACATGAACGCACCACGGACAGTCGCTTAGTTAGTAAAAGCCTAAAAGATAGCAGCAATAACATACGGGAAGAAATGCGCGGTGTAATCAAAGGAGGTTTGAGTAAACTGGAATTAAGACTTGGGCAGATTTCTGCGGGGTACAATATGCCTTTTATCGATCAAAACGAACGATGTAATCCTGAATTAGGAAAGAACTGTGCTACTGATCGAGGGATCCGTCGTTTGCGAAGTATGAGTTCCCCTCACCTTGGGAGGAGTCCGTGTGAAGACTGCATGCACCACTTGGAAAACAGTGGAGGGATGTCCC cacCTTTTTCGCAGTTGGCTTCAAGTGGAACTTGCTCAAGTTCTCGTACACAGATCAGTGACACCGGGTCCGTGGAGACAGTCATCGAAGCTAGACCTGTTGGTAACAGAGCCGGCCTCCACTCTTCGGGGACAATCATAGAAGCAAAACCTGTTGCAGAAGTGTTAGACACAGTGATTGAGGCGCAACCAGTGATTGAAGACGAAAATTCTCATAAAGTGCACGAGactttagctgctacacag GTGCACCACCAGCGTCAAATGCAAGAGGTGGAGAATTGGTGGCGAGCCAAAGCAGAGGAGGAACAGGGAGTTCTGTACGCCAGGATCTGTGAACTCGAACAAATGCTGATGATGTCTCGTGGGGGTGACTGCTTTGTATGA